From a region of the Methanosarcinales archaeon genome:
- a CDS encoding CDP-2,3-bis-(O-geranylgeranyl)-sn-glycerol synthase, with amino-acid sequence MTIIDIAAASIWLMLPAYIANPMAAVFGGGTPMDLGKKFVDGKRILGDGKTIRGLVAGTLCGLVIGFLQVKTAPYLTSISIFNEWPSFQSALGAYSHSTILAVFLMASGALLGDSAESFIKRRLNLKRGAMFPVADQLDFVLGAWLLTLIFASVWFKTYFTFWIIITVLVITPLLHIITNVFGYLIKVKKEPW; translated from the coding sequence ATGACCATTATCGATATTGCAGCGGCATCAATCTGGCTCATGCTTCCAGCTTACATTGCAAATCCCATGGCTGCTGTTTTTGGAGGAGGTACTCCCATGGATCTTGGTAAGAAATTCGTTGACGGAAAGCGGATATTGGGAGATGGGAAAACTATCAGGGGCCTTGTTGCCGGTACGTTATGCGGTCTTGTGATCGGATTTTTGCAGGTAAAAACTGCCCCCTATCTTACATCTATTAGTATTTTTAATGAATGGCCCAGCTTTCAATCGGCTTTGGGTGCATATTCCCATAGCACCATATTAGCAGTGTTCTTAATGGCGTCAGGAGCTTTACTGGGAGACAGTGCCGAGAGTTTTATTAAAAGAAGGTTAAATCTTAAGCGGGGGGCCATGTTCCCTGTGGCCGACCAGCTGGATTTTGTACTGGGTGCCTGGTTGTTAACGCTCATATTCGCATCTGTCTGGTTCAAAACCTATTTTACTTTCTGGATAATAATTACAGTACTTGTAATCACACCTTTATTGCATATTATCACAAATGTATTCGGATATCTTATAAAGGTCAAGAAAGAGCCCTGGTAG
- a CDS encoding orotate phosphoribosyltransferase yields MDKELIQALKECKAVKFGDFTLASGRKSNYYIDIKKAISDPGTLDLIARQIVEIIDEKGICAEAIGGVAVGAVPLATAVSLRSGLPLVIIRKSLKEYGTGGRFIGDVFKRSLLMVEDVTTTGSSVIEAIKALKEEGAKVDTVISIVDRDEGARAGLANIGVQLLPLVKAADLI; encoded by the coding sequence ATGGATAAAGAATTGATTCAAGCATTAAAGGAGTGCAAAGCCGTAAAGTTCGGGGATTTTACCCTGGCATCTGGCAGGAAAAGTAATTATTATATCGACATCAAGAAAGCCATTTCCGATCCCGGGACCCTGGATTTGATTGCCCGGCAAATCGTAGAGATTATTGATGAAAAGGGTATCTGTGCCGAGGCCATTGGGGGTGTTGCTGTTGGAGCTGTCCCCCTGGCTACAGCAGTATCACTAAGATCAGGTCTTCCCCTGGTTATCATCAGAAAATCTTTAAAAGAATACGGAACTGGGGGCCGTTTCATAGGAGATGTCTTTAAAAGGAGTCTGCTGATGGTTGAAGATGTGACCACTACTGGCTCATCAGTGATCGAAGCCATCAAAGCCTTGAAGGAAGAGGGAGCCAAAGTGGATACTGTTATCAGTATAGTAGACAGGGATGAAGGAGCCCGAGCCGGTCTGGCAAACATCGGTGTGCAGCTATTGCCGCTGGTGAAAGCTGCTGACCTTATTTAG
- a CDS encoding sodium-dependent transporter, with the protein MAREKWSSRTGFLLAGIGSAVGLGNVWRFPYIVGQNGGGAFLIPYIIAIFVLGLPLMILEFSVGREFKGSVVSSMKKIKGHLRWVGIIVVIVTIIVLSYYLVVTGWTISYLILTLLGKNIIFDEFTLTYYSPIFFIAVTIITSYIVRKGIKGGIEKTSTIMVPALGILMMAMVIYALTLPNAFQGISFYLTPDFSRLSDYSVWAAAFGQAFFSLSVGSGILLTYGSYLDEKISIPNNSIIITVSDLFISFVSGLVVFSIVFSFGFEPAAGPKLAFSTIPLIFDKVPYGFLLEAVFFLLLFFAALTSAISMMEVGVSTLVDELKMTRHKATSLLTLVILVLGFPAALSYSGMKLTVFNTPVFDLMDTLFGSIGLMVTALLISVSVTWFMDNKVMKDQMERNTHWNASKIVFVLVKYVIPIILIYVLAVRIKFYLNL; encoded by the coding sequence ATGGCCAGAGAGAAATGGAGTTCACGAACCGGATTTTTACTTGCAGGTATCGGCTCTGCAGTGGGTCTGGGCAATGTGTGGAGATTCCCCTACATTGTTGGCCAGAATGGTGGGGGAGCTTTTCTGATCCCATATATTATTGCGATCTTTGTACTGGGCTTGCCTCTGATGATCCTGGAATTCTCAGTTGGCAGGGAATTCAAAGGTTCAGTGGTCTCATCCATGAAGAAAATCAAAGGTCATCTCAGGTGGGTGGGAATCATTGTGGTAATAGTTACAATAATAGTATTGAGTTATTACCTGGTGGTTACAGGCTGGACTATTAGTTATCTTATACTTACATTACTGGGGAAAAATATCATCTTTGATGAGTTCACTCTGACATATTATTCACCCATTTTTTTCATTGCGGTAACAATTATAACATCCTACATTGTAAGGAAGGGAATAAAGGGCGGTATCGAAAAAACAAGTACGATAATGGTTCCGGCTCTCGGAATTCTAATGATGGCGATGGTAATCTACGCTCTCACTCTTCCCAATGCCTTTCAAGGCATTTCATTTTACCTCACACCTGATTTTTCAAGACTTTCTGATTATTCTGTCTGGGCTGCAGCTTTTGGGCAGGCGTTCTTTTCACTTTCAGTGGGTTCTGGGATATTGTTGACTTACGGGAGCTATCTTGATGAAAAGATCAGTATTCCCAATAATTCAATAATTATCACAGTTTCAGACCTGTTCATATCCTTCGTCAGCGGCCTGGTGGTATTCTCCATTGTATTTTCCTTCGGCTTCGAACCCGCGGCAGGACCAAAACTTGCCTTCTCTACTATTCCGCTTATCTTTGATAAGGTGCCTTATGGATTCCTGCTGGAAGCTGTATTTTTCCTCCTGCTGTTCTTCGCTGCATTGACCTCTGCCATCTCCATGATGGAGGTTGGGGTTTCCACCCTGGTGGACGAATTGAAAATGACCAGACATAAAGCCACATCCCTTTTGACATTGGTCATCCTGGTGCTGGGATTCCCTGCAGCTTTGAGCTATTCAGGGATGAAGCTTACAGTGTTCAATACTCCTGTTTTCGATCTGATGGATACATTATTCGGATCCATCGGCCTCATGGTTACAGCATTGCTCATTTCAGTCTCAGTCACCTGGTTCATGGACAACAAAGTCATGAAGGACCAGATGGAAAGGAACACACACTGGAATGCCAGTAAAATTGTATTTGTGCTGGTAAAATATGTAATTCCCATTATTCTTATATATGTATTGGCCGTGAGAATCAAATTTTACCTGAACCTGTGA